The Pleurodeles waltl isolate 20211129_DDA chromosome 6, aPleWal1.hap1.20221129, whole genome shotgun sequence genome has a segment encoding these proteins:
- the LOC138299577 gene encoding protein HEXIM1-like, translating to MEEHELSDNCQTSPVSAGGGDNAHAPPMEVDGGWRCSEKQVQDCHRKEMTQEENCHREESKKPQRECHRAQQLDENCHRDQSARQERDCNRGVGMWAEPSEPVSTWRGVGMPQVGGGLEKQSKPPSGDERHSDLAALSISRPCKGEGAPPSGGDCDGNVPIAFGRGEEWRKKKHRRRPSKRKRRWKPYFKLSWEEKQQLEERESLRAARIRAEMFAKGQPVAPYNTTQFLMDDHAQAEPDLRSGGGTESSEEEPPEEEAEGPGSDGTGGPGSGLRPGGFLLKDFSETYERYHTESLQNMSKQQLVREYLELEKCLSRMEDENNRLRKQGARGYHRHPHKDSPNHDTLHHIRHPGAGPQHHSPVKDDTLQRPREDPHPHSEHYSEKDPHLLRENPSPHALPRGSSLQLHKGDPHLEVKPHERPHTRIRELEKELDRLRAQNTQLLQEKGSSLLNSCGD from the coding sequence ATGGAAGAACACGAGCTGTCAGACAACTGCCAAACTTCccctgtgagtgcaggtgggggagACAATGCGCATGCGCCTCCAATGGAGGTGGACGGTGGGTGGCGCTGCAGCGAAAAGCAAGTGCAGGACTGCCATAGAAAGGAAATGACACAGGAAGAGAACTGCCATAGAGAAGAGTCGAAGAAACCGCAGCGAGAATGCCATAGAGCGCAGCAGCTAGACGAGAACTGCCATAGAGATCAGAGTGCGAGGCAAGAGCGAGACTGTAATAGAGGGGTTGGTATGTGGGCAGAGCCTTCTGAGCCAGTCTCAACATGGCGGGGCGTAGGCATGCCGCAGGTGGGAGGGGGACTGGAGAAGCAGTCGAAGCCGCCTAGTGGCGATGAGAGGCATAGCGATCTCGCAGCGCTATCTATTAGCAGGCCATGCAAGGGTGAGGGTGCGCCCCCTTCCGGCGGCGATTGTGATGGAAACGTCCCTATTGCATTTGGCCGCGGCGAAGAATGGAGGAAAAAGAAGCATCGGCGCCGTCCTTCGAAGAGGAAGCGCCGCTGGAAGCCCTACTTCAAGCTCTCATGGGAGGAGAAGCAACAGCTGGAGGAACGTGAAAGCCTGCGGGCTGCTCGCATTCGCGCCGAGATGTTCGCTAAGGGCCAACCAGTGGCTCCTTACAACACCACCCAGTTTCTTATGGACGACCATGCTCAAGCCGAGCCCGATTTGCGAAGCGGGGGTGGCACGGAGAGTAGTGAAGAGGAACCCCCCGAGGAGGAGGCTGAGGGCCCGGGCAGCGATGGCACCGGAGGCCCTGGCTCCGGCCTGCGCCCCGGGGGCTTCCTCCTCAAGGATTTCTCCGAGACGTACGAGCGCTACCACACCGAGAGCCTGCAGAACATGAGCAAGCAGCAGCTGGTGCGCGAGTACCTGGAGTTGGAGAAGTGCCTATCTCGGATGGAGGACGAGAACAATCGGCTGAGGAAGCAGGGTGCCCGGGGATATCACCGGCACCCTCATAAGGACTCTCCGAACCATGACACTctgcaccacatcaggcatccagGGGCTGGGCCGCAGCATCACTCACCTGTCAAAGATGACACCCTACAGCGCCCcagggaggacccccacccacataGTGAACATTATTCTGAGAAAGACCCACATCTCTTGAGGGAAAACCCTAGTCCTCATGCCCTACCCCGAGGGTCCTCTCTTCAGCTTCACAAGGGGGATCCTCACCTAGAGGTTAAGCCCCATGAGCGTCCCCATACCCGTATCCGAGAGCTGGAGAAAGAACTGGACAGACTGAGAGCTCAAAACACTCAGTTACTGCAGGAGAAGGGGAGCAGCCTCCTAAATAGCTGTGGTGACTGA